A stretch of the Desulfobacter sp. genome encodes the following:
- the gcvH gene encoding glycine cleavage system protein GcvH, protein MKALDELNFPEDLKYTKDHEWAKTQDDTLVIGLSDYAQDQLGEIVFVELPEPGDRFSQGDEFGSVESVKAVSEIYLPVGGEILEINEDLEEAPELVNNECYTKGWLVKIKPEDPSEMNSLMDLGAYLEMLKG, encoded by the coding sequence ATGAAAGCATTGGATGAACTTAATTTTCCTGAGGACCTAAAATACACAAAAGACCATGAATGGGCAAAAACACAGGACGACACCCTGGTCATCGGGCTTTCTGACTATGCCCAGGACCAGCTCGGGGAAATTGTATTTGTGGAACTGCCTGAACCTGGAGACAGGTTTTCCCAAGGGGATGAATTCGGCAGTGTGGAATCGGTTAAGGCGGTCTCTGAAATTTATCTGCCAGTTGGAGGCGAAATCCTTGAAATCAATGAGGATCTTGAAGAGGCCCCCGAACTTGTCAACAATGAATGCTACACCAAAGGCTGGCTGGTTAAAATCAAACCAGAAGACCCGTCTGAGATGAACAGCCTTATGGATTTAGGAGCATACCTTGAAATGCTGAAAGGATAA
- the gcvPA gene encoding aminomethyl-transferring glycine dehydrogenase subunit GcvPA, whose protein sequence is MRYLPHTQEDIDQMLAKTGHPYLDHLFETIPDALKLKQGLNIPEAMSEWDLNRYMETLASDNIACKEYTCFMGAGSYDHYIPAIVPYLISRSEFMTAYTPYQPEVSQGTLQGIYEFQTMVAALLGMDIATASHYDGGTALAECALIALRKDRKADKIAVSSLIHPAHREIINTYIVPAGYEMVEIPANDQGLTDLGAFEAMKGVAGVAVQSPNFFGNIEDLGAFKTAAQAKKVLFITSFTEAMAYGLLKNPGSFGADLVAGEGQSLGIAKTFGGPGLGLLTGTQKMMRTLPGRLVGKTADANGDLGYVLTLATREQHIRREKGFCCKKYFQDKEIVQA, encoded by the coding sequence ATGCGCTACCTTCCCCATACCCAGGAAGATATCGACCAGATGCTGGCCAAAACCGGCCATCCATACTTGGATCATTTATTTGAAACCATACCCGATGCCTTAAAACTCAAACAAGGACTGAATATCCCCGAGGCCATGAGCGAATGGGACCTGAACCGTTACATGGAAACCCTGGCCTCTGACAACATTGCCTGTAAAGAGTACACCTGTTTTATGGGTGCAGGATCCTATGACCATTACATTCCGGCCATTGTCCCCTACCTCATCTCCCGTTCCGAATTCATGACAGCCTATACCCCATACCAGCCAGAGGTTAGCCAGGGCACCCTCCAGGGAATTTATGAATTCCAGACCATGGTGGCAGCGCTTCTCGGAATGGATATTGCCACAGCCTCCCACTATGACGGGGGAACCGCTTTGGCCGAATGCGCCCTCATTGCCCTGAGAAAAGACAGAAAGGCCGATAAAATTGCCGTATCCTCCCTGATTCACCCGGCCCACAGGGAAATTATCAATACCTATATAGTCCCTGCAGGATATGAAATGGTTGAAATCCCTGCCAATGACCAGGGGCTCACCGATCTTGGTGCATTTGAAGCCATGAAGGGCGTTGCAGGAGTTGCCGTGCAATCTCCTAATTTTTTTGGAAACATCGAAGATTTAGGGGCCTTTAAAACTGCAGCCCAGGCCAAGAAAGTGTTGTTCATTACCTCCTTTACCGAAGCCATGGCCTATGGGCTGTTAAAAAATCCCGGCAGTTTCGGAGCGGACCTTGTGGCCGGTGAAGGTCAGAGTCTGGGCATTGCCAAAACATTCGGAGGCCCGGGTCTCGGCCTTTTAACCGGTACCCAAAAGATGATGAGAACCCTGCCCGGCCGCCTGGTGGGAAAAACAGCGGATGCCAACGGCGACTTGGGATATGTGCTTACCCTGGCCACACGGGAGCAGCATATTAGGCGGGAAAAAGGGTTCTGTTGCAAAAAATATTTCCAGGACAAAGAGATCGTTCAGGCGTAA
- a CDS encoding DDE-type integrase/transposase/recombinase, producing the protein MTQNSEHSRILRQNKYLNNIIEQDHRFIKKLVRAGMGFKTFHSAWRTLKGYEIMNMIRKGQVKNIRKGEILKQKEFVENLFSYAA; encoded by the coding sequence GTGACACAGAATTCTGAACATTCCCGTATCCTAAGACAGAATAAATATCTGAACAATATTATTGAGCAAGACCACCGGTTTATCAAAAAGCTTGTCAGAGCTGGTATGGGGTTCAAGACATTTCATTCTGCCTGGCGGACGCTAAAAGGCTATGAAATTATGAACATGATCAGAAAAGGACAAGTTAAAAATATCAGGAAGGGAGAAATTTTAAAGCAGAAAGAATTCGTCGAAAATCTGTTTTCTTATGCTGCGTAA
- a CDS encoding IS6 family transposase: protein MKNENPFKWRHYEKEIILLNVRWYLRYQLSYRNLEEMMQERGLSVDHSTIYRWVHRYAPEMEKRSRKYLRQSNDSYRIDETYIKVRGKMKYLYRAVDSRGNTIDFLLRSRRNMESAKRFFKKMLRASNSSRPRVLSVDGNPAYPPAVKALKEKKLLNKDCILRQNKYLNNIIEQDHRFIKKLVRAGMGFKTFHSAWRTLKGYEIMNMIRKGQVKNIRKGEILKQKEFVENLFSYAA, encoded by the coding sequence ATGAAAAATGAAAACCCTTTCAAGTGGCGTCATTATGAAAAAGAAATCATCCTGTTGAATGTTCGCTGGTATCTGAGATATCAACTGAGTTACAGGAATCTAGAAGAGATGATGCAAGAACGGGGCTTGTCTGTGGATCACAGTACCATTTACCGATGGGTTCATCGCTATGCTCCTGAAATGGAAAAGCGAAGCAGGAAGTATCTGCGGCAATCAAATGATTCTTACCGTATTGATGAAACATATATCAAGGTGCGGGGGAAAATGAAGTATCTTTACCGAGCGGTCGATTCCCGTGGAAATACCATCGATTTTCTTCTTCGCAGCAGACGTAATATGGAATCTGCCAAACGATTTTTTAAAAAGATGCTGCGAGCTTCCAATAGCTCCAGACCTCGGGTTCTGAGTGTTGACGGAAATCCTGCATATCCTCCGGCAGTAAAGGCTTTGAAAGAAAAAAAGCTTCTGAATAAGGACTGTATCCTAAGACAGAATAAATATCTGAACAATATTATTGAGCAAGACCACCGGTTTATCAAAAAGCTTGTCAGAGCTGGTATGGGGTTCAAGACATTTCATTCTGCCTGGCGGACGCTAAAAGGCTATGAAATTATGAACATGATCAGAAAAGGACAAGTTAAAAATATCAGGAAGGGAGAAATTTTAAAGCAGAAAGAATTCGTCGAAAATCTGTTTTCTTATGCTGCGTAA
- a CDS encoding DEAD/DEAH box helicase, whose amino-acid sequence MKKDYRSKQRPFKKNNGRRSENRPKMQPGVDKALRQTFGQIGIPEKKPFEPDPFQLQALEAIKVSDCLVTAPTGAGKTWIAEQAARTIMEKGGKTWYATPLKALTNSIHMGFSKIFGKDKVGILTGDIKENTGADIIIGTTEILRNQLYDAMYTGENMDCDLIILDEAHYLGDAERGVVWEEIMIYLPVRIPLLLLSATIGNPDQIAGWLGQIRGKPCEVVENTVRPVPLHPVFFHPSGTLFPLLEPAERGRPRLHKKVYKFVNSRRRPMLAPPGKLPRFADILKVMAHFDLLPAIFFLKSRAECDQAVRLCNNSLLNKDPKRKQALADRIDELTCNNPHLAAHPQRQYLEETGTAGHHSGHLPAWKVVVETLMAEGLLDAMFATSTVAAGVNFPARSVVILNSDRFNGKDFLSLTPSEFQQMAGRAGRRGMDNIGFAMVLPGKFMDISLIAKLVNAPPLNVDSQIKIDFSMVLNLLLSHTPDQVKTLLEKSFASYLIMAGHNTGKTGKMARKKFGADLEHLWLDFIYHMDFLTEEGFVTPGDKKPAALTEDGIWASKLRIDSPLLVAHGLRHNLLPEQDPALLAAIMGSFVNEKEFKDDPLYQTALPKRLKETFLEIRKGLKPFAMTMLKKGFPAPNLYIQPAILLNAWAHDTPWDELMQGSDYAEGDFARLILRTAENLRQMTKLNEDFPIIAKTAREAIDLILKEPVVTQFN is encoded by the coding sequence ATGAAAAAAGATTACCGTTCCAAGCAAAGACCCTTTAAAAAAAATAATGGACGCCGATCTGAAAATCGCCCGAAAATGCAGCCGGGCGTGGATAAGGCCTTAAGACAAACCTTTGGCCAAATCGGAATTCCCGAAAAAAAGCCATTTGAGCCGGATCCCTTTCAGCTCCAGGCCCTTGAAGCCATTAAGGTTTCTGACTGCCTGGTCACCGCCCCCACCGGGGCCGGCAAAACCTGGATTGCGGAACAGGCCGCCAGAACCATTATGGAAAAAGGGGGGAAAACCTGGTATGCCACCCCGCTCAAGGCCCTGACCAACTCCATCCACATGGGATTTTCCAAGATTTTCGGCAAGGACAAGGTGGGCATACTCACCGGAGACATCAAGGAAAATACAGGGGCGGATATCATCATCGGCACCACTGAAATTTTAAGAAACCAGCTCTACGACGCCATGTATACCGGTGAAAACATGGATTGCGACCTCATTATTTTAGATGAGGCCCACTATCTTGGAGATGCAGAGCGGGGCGTGGTATGGGAAGAAATCATGATTTATCTGCCCGTACGCATCCCTTTGCTGCTCTTGTCCGCCACCATCGGCAACCCGGATCAAATTGCAGGATGGCTTGGACAAATCCGGGGAAAGCCCTGTGAAGTGGTGGAAAATACGGTACGGCCCGTCCCGCTTCACCCGGTGTTTTTCCATCCGTCAGGCACCTTGTTTCCCTTGCTTGAACCTGCAGAACGAGGCAGACCCCGCCTTCATAAAAAGGTATATAAATTTGTCAATTCCAGACGGCGGCCCATGCTGGCCCCGCCGGGAAAACTGCCCCGGTTTGCCGATATCCTCAAGGTCATGGCCCATTTTGATCTTTTGCCGGCCATATTTTTTCTCAAATCCCGGGCAGAATGCGACCAGGCCGTGCGGCTGTGTAACAACAGTCTTTTAAATAAAGATCCCAAACGCAAACAGGCCCTGGCAGACCGCATTGATGAACTCACCTGCAACAATCCCCACCTGGCCGCCCATCCCCAGCGTCAATATCTCGAAGAAACCGGCACGGCAGGCCATCACTCAGGCCATTTACCGGCCTGGAAAGTGGTGGTGGAGACCCTCATGGCCGAAGGGCTGCTCGATGCCATGTTTGCCACTTCCACCGTGGCAGCCGGGGTGAATTTTCCGGCCCGGTCCGTGGTGATTCTCAATTCAGACCGGTTCAACGGAAAGGACTTTTTATCCCTGACTCCCAGTGAATTCCAGCAGATGGCAGGACGGGCAGGACGAAGGGGCATGGACAATATCGGGTTCGCCATGGTATTGCCCGGCAAATTCATGGACATCTCCCTGATTGCCAAACTGGTCAATGCCCCGCCCCTGAACGTGGACTCCCAGATCAAAATCGATTTTTCAATGGTATTGAACCTGCTTTTATCCCATACCCCGGACCAGGTAAAAACCCTGCTTGAAAAATCCTTTGCCTCCTATCTCATTATGGCAGGCCACAACACCGGAAAAACTGGAAAAATGGCCCGAAAAAAATTCGGGGCCGATCTTGAACATCTCTGGCTGGATTTTATTTACCACATGGACTTTCTAACTGAAGAAGGCTTTGTCACCCCTGGGGATAAAAAACCTGCCGCCCTGACCGAAGACGGAATCTGGGCCTCAAAACTCCGCATTGACTCCCCATTGCTGGTGGCCCATGGGTTAAGGCATAACCTTCTGCCGGAACAGGACCCTGCCCTTTTGGCAGCCATCATGGGATCTTTTGTCAATGAAAAGGAATTCAAAGACGACCCCCTTTACCAGACCGCCCTGCCCAAACGGCTCAAAGAGACCTTTCTGGAGATTCGCAAAGGCCTTAAACCCTTTGCCATGACCATGCTGAAAAAAGGATTTCCTGCCCCCAACCTTTACATCCAGCCGGCCATCCTGCTCAATGCCTGGGCACATGATACCCCCTGGGACGAACTCATGCAGGGATCAGATTATGCTGAAGGGGACTTTGCCAGGCTTATTTTAAGAACCGCAGAGAATCTAAGGCAGATGACAAAACTTAACGAGGATTTTCCAATCATTGCAAAAACGGCCAGAGAGGCCATTGACCTGATCCTCAAAGAGCCTGTGGTCACCCAGTTCAACTGA
- a CDS encoding RidA family protein translates to MTPFISDKAPAAIGPYSHTVIHQDMVYCSGQIPLDPSTMELKGNTIEEQTFQAMANLKTVLEDSGSGLDQIVKATIFLSSMDDFAGMNTVYEKALNGHKPARSAFEVGRLPKDARVEIECIAVLNKA, encoded by the coding sequence ATGACACCCTTTATTTCTGACAAGGCGCCGGCCGCTATCGGTCCATACAGCCATACCGTTATCCACCAGGATATGGTCTATTGTTCAGGCCAGATTCCCTTGGATCCGTCGACCATGGAACTTAAAGGAAATACCATTGAAGAACAGACCTTCCAGGCCATGGCCAACCTGAAAACCGTATTGGAAGACTCGGGTTCAGGACTTGACCAGATTGTCAAAGCCACCATATTTTTATCCTCAATGGATGATTTTGCCGGAATGAATACGGTTTATGAAAAGGCCTTGAACGGTCATAAGCCTGCCAGGTCAGCCTTTGAAGTAGGACGGCTGCCCAAGGACGCCCGGGTTGAAATCGAATGCATCGCCGTCCTGAACAAGGCATAA
- the ettA gene encoding energy-dependent translational throttle protein EttA — protein MTEDTKKVIYSMINVSKFHGKRQVLKDISLSYFYGAKIGVLGLNGSGKSSLLKILAGTDTEFAGETILSKGYTIGYLEQEPLVDSDKTVREVVEEGVQETVDLIREYDKISEAFAEPMEDHEMDALIEKQGKLQEKLDHMDAWDLDSRLKMAMDALRCPPEDTKVAVISGGEKRRVALCRLLLQKPDILLLDEPTNHLDAESVAWLEMHLSRFEGTIIAVTHDRYFLDNVAGWILELDRGEGIPWKGNYSSWLEQKQQRLATEQKSESKRQQTLARELEWIRMSPKGKRSKSKARIKAYDDLLKKDAREQEQEMEIFIPAGPRLGSKVIVAENVQKAFKDKLLVDDMNFVIPAGAIIGVVGPNGAGKTTLFKMITGQDSPDSGTIELGQSVKAAYVDQERDSLDPEKTIYEVISGGRDKLLIGGREINSRAYVGKFNFSGTDQQKKVKDISGGERNRVHMATMLQEEANLLLLDEPTNDLDVNTMRALEEAIENFAGCAVIISHDRWFLDRVATHILAFEGESQTLFFEGSYSDYEKDRKKRLGIKENQPTRIKYRQLTR, from the coding sequence ATGACAGAAGATACTAAAAAAGTCATCTATTCAATGATCAATGTGAGCAAATTCCACGGAAAACGCCAGGTGCTCAAGGATATTTCCCTTTCCTATTTTTACGGGGCCAAAATCGGGGTCTTAGGACTCAACGGCTCGGGGAAATCCTCTTTGCTCAAAATCCTGGCCGGAACGGACACGGAATTTGCCGGGGAAACCATTTTATCCAAAGGCTATACCATTGGGTATCTTGAGCAGGAACCCCTTGTGGATTCTGACAAAACCGTAAGAGAGGTGGTGGAAGAAGGGGTTCAGGAGACCGTGGACCTGATCCGGGAATATGACAAAATTTCAGAAGCCTTTGCAGAACCCATGGAAGACCATGAAATGGATGCCCTGATTGAAAAACAGGGAAAACTCCAGGAAAAACTGGATCATATGGATGCCTGGGACCTGGACTCCCGCTTAAAAATGGCCATGGATGCATTGCGCTGCCCGCCGGAGGATACAAAGGTTGCCGTGATTTCAGGGGGAGAAAAACGCCGGGTTGCCCTGTGCAGACTCTTGCTCCAGAAACCCGATATTCTCTTGCTCGACGAGCCCACCAACCATTTGGACGCAGAATCCGTGGCCTGGCTTGAAATGCATTTGAGCCGGTTTGAAGGCACCATCATCGCCGTTACCCATGACAGGTATTTTCTGGACAATGTGGCCGGATGGATTCTGGAACTGGACCGGGGAGAAGGCATTCCCTGGAAGGGCAATTACTCTTCCTGGCTGGAACAAAAACAGCAGCGCCTGGCAACGGAGCAAAAAAGCGAATCCAAACGCCAGCAGACTTTGGCCCGGGAACTTGAATGGATCCGAATGTCTCCCAAGGGCAAACGGTCCAAGTCCAAAGCCAGAATAAAAGCCTATGATGATCTTTTAAAAAAAGATGCCAGAGAGCAGGAACAGGAGATGGAAATTTTTATTCCAGCCGGGCCCAGGCTCGGTTCCAAGGTCATTGTGGCCGAAAATGTTCAAAAGGCATTTAAAGACAAACTTTTGGTGGATGATATGAACTTTGTCATTCCTGCCGGAGCCATCATCGGGGTGGTCGGTCCCAATGGGGCCGGAAAAACCACGCTCTTTAAAATGATCACAGGACAGGACAGCCCGGACTCGGGCACCATAGAACTGGGTCAGAGCGTAAAGGCCGCCTATGTGGACCAGGAAAGAGATTCCCTGGACCCTGAAAAAACCATTTACGAGGTGATTTCAGGAGGCAGGGACAAACTTCTCATCGGCGGCCGGGAGATCAATTCCCGGGCCTATGTGGGAAAGTTCAATTTTTCAGGCACAGACCAGCAAAAAAAGGTCAAAGATATCTCAGGCGGTGAGCGCAACCGTGTCCACATGGCCACCATGCTCCAGGAAGAGGCCAACCTTCTGCTGTTGGATGAGCCCACCAATGATCTGGACGTCAATACCATGAGGGCATTGGAAGAGGCCATTGAAAATTTTGCAGGATGCGCCGTTATCATCAGCCATGACCGCTGGTTTTTAGACCGGGTGGCCACCCATATCCTGGCCTTTGAAGGTGAAAGCCAGACCCTGTTTTTTGAAGGCTCCTACTCAGACTATGAAAAGGACCGGAAAAAACGGCTGGGCATCAAGGAAAACCAGCCCACCAGAATCAAATACCGGCAATTGACACGGTAA
- a CDS encoding EamA family transporter — MRICRAVWQIFILQPLLYRSGPDLFCRSGPGSFCPCPAPDKTDRLYPQSPCGFYFPGYSSGLSLGLFFLAIQVSSVAVGLITFSSFPLFVTFMEPVFFKEPLKSVDMATALAVFTGIILVVPDLDLSNQTTLGAFYGILSGLTFALLALVNRKNGSVAKNY, encoded by the coding sequence ATTCGGATTTGCAGGGCTGTTTGGCAAATTTTTATCCTGCAGCCCCTTTTATATCGTTCTGGGCCGGACCTTTTTTGCAGGTCTGGCCCTGGGTCTTTTTGCCCTTGTCCAGCACCGGACAAAACTGACAGGCTTTACCCCCAAAGCCCTTGCGGGTTTTATTTTCCAGGGTATTCTTCTGGCCTGTCACTGGGTCTTTTTTTCCTGGCCATCCAGGTCTCGTCCGTGGCTGTGGGCCTTATCACCTTTTCAAGCTTTCCCCTTTTTGTCACCTTTATGGAACCTGTGTTCTTTAAAGAGCCCTTAAAATCCGTTGACATGGCCACAGCCCTGGCTGTATTTACCGGTATTATTTTGGTGGTCCCGGATCTGGACCTGTCCAACCAGACCACCTTGGGAGCCTTTTACGGCATTTTATCAGGCCTGACCTTTGCCCTTTTAGCACTGGTCAACCGTAAAAACGGTTCTGTTGCAAAAAATTATTAA
- a CDS encoding IS6 family transposase, translated as MKNENPFKWRHYEKEIILLNVRWYLRYQLSYRNLEEMMQERGLSVDHSTIYRWVQRYAPEMEKRSRKYLRQSNDSYRIDETYIKVRGKMKYLYRAVDSRGNTIDFLLRSRRNMESAKRFFKKMLRASNSSRPRVLSVDGNPAYPPAVKALKEKKLLNKDCILRQNKYLNNIIEQDHRFIKKLVRAGMGFKTFHSAWRTLKGYEIMNMIRKGQVKNIRKGEILKQKEFVENLFSYAA; from the coding sequence ATGAAAAATGAAAACCCTTTCAAGTGGCGTCATTATGAAAAAGAAATCATCCTGTTGAATGTTCGCTGGTATCTGAGATATCAACTGAGTTACAGGAATCTGGAAGAGATGATGCAAGAACGGGGCTTGTCTGTGGATCACAGTACCATTTACCGATGGGTTCAGCGCTATGCTCCTGAAATGGAAAAGCGAAGCAGGAAGTATCTGCGGCAATCAAATGATTCTTACCGTATTGATGAAACATATATCAAGGTGCGGGGGAAAATGAAGTATCTTTACCGAGCGGTCGATTCCCGTGGAAATACCATCGATTTTCTTCTTCGCAGCAGACGTAATATGGAATCTGCCAAACGATTTTTTAAAAAGATGCTGCGAGCTTCCAATAGCTCCAGACCTCGGGTTCTGAGTGTTGACGGAAATCCTGCATATCCTCCGGCAGTAAAGGCTTTGAAAGAAAAAAAGCTTCTGAATAAGGACTGTATCCTAAGACAGAATAAATATCTGAACAATATTATTGAGCAAGACCACCGGTTTATCAAAAAGCTTGTCAGAGCTGGTATGGGGTTCAAGACATTTCATTCTGCCTGGCGGACGCTAAAAGGCTATGAAATTATGAACATGATCAGAAAAGGACAAGTTAAAAATATCAGGAAGGGAGAAATTTTAAAGCAGAAAGAATTCGTCGAAAATCTGTTTTCTTATGCTGCGTAA
- a CDS encoding histidine triad nucleotide-binding protein, whose translation MSDDCLFCKILNREIPSEFLYEDDYYVVFRDINPAAPVHLLLVPKTHIRSINDLEPGHEAVVGRLFTIAAKMAEQEGVNESGYKLLFNVEKGGGQEIFHLHLHLLGGWAKK comes from the coding sequence ATGTCTGACGACTGTCTGTTTTGTAAAATTTTAAACCGGGAAATTCCCAGTGAGTTTTTATATGAAGATGATTATTATGTGGTGTTCCGGGATATAAATCCTGCGGCTCCGGTTCATTTGCTCTTGGTTCCTAAAACCCATATCCGCAGCATCAATGATCTTGAACCCGGTCATGAAGCCGTTGTGGGCAGGCTTTTTACCATTGCAGCCAAGATGGCTGAACAAGAAGGGGTGAATGAATCCGGGTACAAGCTTTTGTTTAATGTGGAAAAGGGCGGGGGCCAGGAAATTTTTCACCTTCATCTTCATTTGCTTGGGGGATGGGCGAAAAAATAA
- a CDS encoding HesA/MoeB/ThiF family protein, giving the protein MGTCLNDRYLRNFNSLSLADQNRLKTSHVAVIGLGGLGGTVCELLARIGVECLTLVDGDRFNSTNLNRQVLSREDNLGCFKADEAKKRIEKINSSVKIGIHKVFAGPENIQALIRDADLVMDCLDTISDRFVLELAAQKGKKPLVSGAIAGGTGQVTVIFPQDRGFELIYGSPASIDASKKGIETQVGNLSYCACFIASLQVSEAVKILIGKGEVLRNKLLIADLWTHTLEVMDLI; this is encoded by the coding sequence ATGGGGACCTGTTTGAACGACCGGTATCTGAGAAATTTTAACAGCCTAAGCTTGGCAGATCAAAATCGCCTTAAGACCTCCCATGTTGCTGTTATTGGGCTTGGGGGGCTTGGGGGCACGGTGTGTGAGCTTCTGGCACGGATCGGTGTAGAGTGCCTCACCCTGGTTGATGGGGATCGTTTTAATTCAACCAACCTTAACCGTCAGGTGTTGAGCCGTGAGGACAATTTGGGCTGTTTTAAGGCAGATGAGGCAAAAAAGAGAATAGAAAAAATTAATTCATCTGTGAAAATTGGGATTCACAAGGTCTTTGCAGGGCCCGAGAATATCCAGGCCCTGATCCGGGATGCAGATCTTGTCATGGATTGCCTGGATACCATTTCTGACCGATTTGTACTTGAACTGGCCGCCCAAAAAGGCAAGAAGCCTCTGGTTTCCGGTGCCATTGCCGGGGGGACAGGACAGGTCACGGTCATCTTTCCCCAGGACAGAGGATTTGAACTGATTTACGGCAGTCCCGCTTCCATTGATGCTTCAAAAAAAGGCATTGAAACCCAGGTTGGCAACCTTTCCTATTGCGCTTGTTTTATTGCATCCCTCCAGGTTTCTGAAGCCGTGAAAATATTGATCGGCAAGGGGGAGGTTTTGCGAAATAAGCTGTTGATTGCGGATTTATGGACCCATACCCTGGAGGTTATGGATTTGATATGA
- a CDS encoding MoaD/ThiS family protein — protein sequence MIQIDLKLFVTLAKYHPRGSGPHNVEKGSTISDLIFDLGIDPDTVKLIFINGKKASADQTLCRGDRVGLFPPVGGG from the coding sequence ATGATTCAAATAGATCTCAAGCTTTTTGTTACCCTGGCCAAATATCATCCCCGGGGCAGCGGTCCTCACAATGTTGAAAAGGGGAGTACAATATCTGATCTGATTTTCGATCTTGGGATTGATCCGGATACGGTAAAGCTGATTTTTATCAATGGGAAAAAAGCTTCGGCAGACCAAACACTTTGCCGAGGAGACCGTGTGGGGCTTTTCCCCCCGGTGGGCGGAGGATAA